Proteins encoded together in one Kitasatospora albolonga window:
- a CDS encoding SAM-dependent methyltransferase, whose product MSSHAGHGHHDSHSDRDAHVHTHGPGAAGAGTEFDWNVMGPMLEQEAELNSGPYEEAARWIAALPTAPEVRRVLDIGSGPGVVTCLLAEVFPEAEVVAVDPTPALLERTEDRARRLSLSGRVRTVEAELPQDADRLGEADLVWAGNSLHHMGDQRAALTRFAGLLRPGGTVALLEGGLPTRRLPRDLGFGRPGLEARMDAASAARFDRMRTELPDARRETEDWRALIEAAGLTPQGTRTFLLDLPAPLSGPARDHVVTRMTREAEVLGELLDAEDRAVLDRLLDPEDPAGLHRRPDVHLLSARTVHLGRRD is encoded by the coding sequence ATGAGCAGCCACGCCGGACACGGCCACCACGACAGCCACAGCGACCGGGACGCGCACGTCCACACCCACGGACCGGGCGCGGCGGGCGCCGGTACGGAGTTCGACTGGAACGTCATGGGCCCGATGCTGGAGCAGGAGGCCGAGCTCAACAGCGGGCCCTACGAGGAGGCGGCCCGCTGGATTGCCGCCCTGCCCACCGCGCCGGAGGTGCGCCGGGTGCTCGACATCGGCAGCGGTCCCGGCGTCGTCACCTGTCTGCTGGCCGAGGTGTTCCCCGAGGCCGAGGTCGTCGCCGTGGACCCCACCCCCGCCCTCCTAGAGCGTACGGAGGACCGCGCCCGGCGCCTCAGCCTGAGCGGCCGCGTCCGGACGGTGGAGGCCGAACTCCCCCAGGACGCCGACCGGTTGGGCGAGGCCGATCTCGTCTGGGCCGGTAACTCCCTGCACCACATGGGCGACCAGCGCGCCGCCCTCACCCGCTTCGCCGGACTCCTGCGCCCCGGCGGGACCGTGGCGCTCCTGGAGGGCGGGCTGCCCACCCGGCGGCTGCCCCGGGACCTCGGCTTCGGACGGCCCGGACTGGAGGCCCGGATGGACGCGGCCTCCGCCGCCCGGTTCGACCGGATGCGCACCGAACTCCCGGACGCCAGGCGGGAGACCGAGGACTGGCGGGCCCTGATCGAGGCGGCCGGGCTGACCCCGCAGGGCACCCGCACCTTCCTGCTCGACCTGCCCGCCCCGCTCTCCGGGCCTGCCCGCGACCATGTGGTCACCCGGATGACCCGGGAGGCCGAGGTCCTCGGCGAACTGCTCGACGCCGAGGACCGCGCCGTACTGGACCGGCTGCTGGACCCCGAGGACCCGGCCGGGCTCCACCGGCGGCCCGACGTCCACCTGCTCTCCGCCCGCACGGTCCACCTCGGCCGCCGTGACTGA
- a CDS encoding oxidoreductase: protein MSQVPSITLNNGLDMPQLGFGVWQVPDDEAAKAVAKAIESGYRSIDTAAIYENEVGTGKAIAASGVARDELFVTTKLWNSEQGYDSTLRAFDASLDKLGLDYVDLYLIHWPVPAKDAYTETYKAFEKIYAEGRAKAIGVSNFHPEHLKRLLDETSVVPVLNQIELHPQLQQAEARAFHAEHSIATEAWSPLGQGKGLLEVPTVVAIAQKHGRTPAQAVLRWHLQTGNIVIPKSVTPARIEENIDVFGFELDADDLAAFAALDEGKRLGPDPAEFNLGA from the coding sequence GTGAGCCAGGTCCCCTCCATCACCCTCAACAACGGCCTCGACATGCCGCAGCTCGGTTTCGGTGTCTGGCAGGTGCCGGACGACGAGGCGGCGAAGGCGGTCGCGAAGGCCATCGAGTCCGGGTACCGGTCCATCGACACCGCCGCGATCTACGAGAACGAGGTGGGCACCGGCAAGGCCATCGCCGCCTCCGGTGTCGCCCGTGACGAGCTCTTCGTCACCACGAAGCTGTGGAACAGCGAGCAGGGCTACGACAGCACGCTGCGCGCGTTCGACGCCTCGCTGGACAAGCTCGGCCTGGACTACGTCGACCTGTATCTGATCCACTGGCCGGTTCCGGCCAAGGACGCGTACACCGAGACGTACAAGGCGTTCGAGAAGATCTACGCCGAGGGCCGGGCCAAGGCCATCGGTGTGTCGAACTTCCACCCCGAGCACCTGAAGCGGCTGCTGGACGAGACCTCCGTGGTCCCCGTCCTCAACCAGATCGAGCTGCACCCCCAGCTCCAGCAGGCCGAGGCGCGCGCCTTCCACGCCGAGCACTCCATCGCCACCGAGGCATGGTCGCCGCTGGGCCAGGGCAAGGGCCTGCTGGAGGTGCCGACGGTCGTCGCCATCGCCCAGAAGCACGGCCGCACCCCCGCCCAGGCGGTCCTGCGCTGGCACCTCCAGACCGGCAACATCGTGATCCCGAAGTCCGTGACCCCGGCGCGGATCGAGGAGAACATCGACGTGTTCGGCTTCGAGCTGGACGCCGACGACCTCGCCGCCTTCGCGGCGCTGGACGAGGGCAAGCGGCTCGGCCCGGACCCGGCGGAGTTCAACCTCGGCGCCTGA
- a CDS encoding long-chain fatty acid--CoA ligase, translated as MAAAPLVGGLADVVFDYAEHDPRRVALGRKDADGQWRDVTSEAFRDEVLALAKGLIAHGVRFGDRVALMSRTRYEWTLFDFAVWSVGAQSVPVYPTSSAEQVHWMLHDAEVVAVMVEHEDHAMTVGSVIDRLPRLKRLWQLDAGAVDELVGAGRAVDDEVVHRHRRAVTPDSVATVIYTSGTTGRPKGCVITHASFMFESDTMVARWEPVFHSRPGDEAATLLFLPLAHVFGRMVEIAAVRGRVKLGHQPELSANALMPDLMTFRPTFILAVPHIFEKVFSGARRRAETEGRAGPFDKAVDIAVKYAEALEQKAFGLGPGPSAGLRVQHQFFDKVVYKKVRDALGGRVRHAMSGGSGMNRRLGLFFAGAGVGVFEGYGLTESTAAATANPPERTRYGTVGQPIPGTSVHIADDGEVWLYGPHVFSGYLGNPAATRAALDDGWLATGDLGALDADGYLTITGRKKEILVTSGGKSVSPAGLEERVRAHPLVAQCIVVGNDRPYIAALVTIDQESVDHWLSMQGRTPLGPADLVRDPDLEMEVRRAVVAANTAVSQAESIRTFRILAHPFTEEHGLLTPSLKLKRRAIETAYAVEVDALYH; from the coding sequence CTGGCTGCGGCGCCCCTGGTCGGCGGTCTGGCCGATGTGGTCTTCGACTACGCCGAGCACGACCCGCGGCGGGTCGCGCTCGGCCGCAAGGACGCGGACGGGCAGTGGCGGGATGTGACGTCGGAGGCGTTCCGCGACGAGGTGCTGGCCCTGGCGAAGGGGCTGATCGCGCACGGGGTCAGGTTCGGCGACCGGGTCGCCCTCATGTCCCGTACCCGGTACGAGTGGACGCTCTTCGACTTCGCGGTCTGGTCGGTGGGGGCCCAGTCGGTGCCGGTCTACCCGACCTCCTCCGCCGAGCAGGTCCACTGGATGCTGCACGACGCCGAGGTGGTGGCGGTGATGGTCGAGCACGAGGACCACGCGATGACCGTCGGCTCGGTGATCGACCGGCTGCCGCGCCTCAAGCGGCTGTGGCAGCTGGACGCCGGTGCGGTGGACGAGCTGGTCGGCGCGGGCCGGGCGGTCGACGACGAGGTCGTGCACCGGCACCGGCGCGCGGTGACGCCCGACTCCGTGGCCACGGTGATCTACACCTCGGGCACGACCGGCCGCCCCAAGGGGTGCGTGATCACGCACGCGAGCTTCATGTTCGAGAGCGACACGATGGTCGCCCGCTGGGAGCCCGTGTTCCACTCCAGGCCCGGCGACGAGGCGGCCACCCTGCTCTTCCTGCCGCTGGCGCACGTCTTCGGCCGGATGGTGGAGATCGCGGCGGTACGGGGCCGGGTCAAGCTGGGCCATCAGCCGGAGCTGTCGGCGAACGCGCTGATGCCGGACCTGATGACGTTCCGGCCCACCTTCATCCTGGCGGTGCCCCATATCTTCGAGAAGGTGTTCAGCGGCGCCCGCCGCAGGGCCGAGACGGAGGGCAGGGCCGGGCCGTTCGACAAGGCCGTGGACATCGCGGTGAAGTACGCCGAGGCGCTGGAGCAGAAGGCGTTCGGGCTCGGGCCCGGGCCGTCCGCCGGGCTGCGGGTGCAGCACCAGTTCTTCGACAAGGTCGTGTACAAGAAGGTCCGTGACGCGCTGGGCGGCCGGGTGCGGCACGCGATGTCGGGCGGCTCGGGCATGAACCGCAGGCTCGGCCTGTTCTTCGCGGGCGCCGGGGTGGGCGTCTTCGAGGGGTATGGGCTGACCGAGTCGACCGCCGCCGCCACCGCCAATCCGCCCGAGCGCACCCGCTACGGCACGGTCGGGCAGCCCATCCCCGGCACCTCGGTGCACATCGCGGACGACGGCGAGGTCTGGCTGTACGGCCCCCACGTCTTCTCCGGCTATCTGGGCAATCCGGCCGCCACCCGGGCCGCGCTCGACGACGGCTGGCTGGCCACCGGGGACCTCGGCGCGCTGGACGCGGACGGCTATCTGACGATCACCGGGCGGAAGAAGGAGATCCTGGTGACGTCCGGCGGCAAGAGCGTGTCGCCGGCCGGTCTGGAGGAGCGCGTACGGGCCCATCCGCTGGTCGCCCAGTGCATCGTCGTCGGCAACGACCGCCCGTACATCGCGGCGCTGGTCACCATCGACCAGGAGTCCGTGGACCACTGGCTCTCCATGCAGGGCCGTACCCCGCTCGGCCCCGCCGACCTGGTGCGCGATCCGGACCTGGAGATGGAGGTCCGCCGGGCGGTGGTGGCCGCCAACACGGCGGTGTCGCAGGCCGAGTCGATCCGTACGTTCCGGATTCTGGCCCATCCGTTCACCGAGGAGCACGGGCTGCTGACGCCCTCGCTGAAGCTGAAGCGGCGGGCGATCGAGACGGCGTACGCGGTCGAGGTCGACGCGCTCTACCACTGA
- a CDS encoding LysR family transcriptional regulator yields MDTSYDPAQLRTFLAVAQTLSFTQAARRLGIRQSTVSQHVRRLEEAAGRQLFARDTHRVDLTEDGEAMLGFARTILAAHERAAAFFAGTRLRGRLRFGACEDFVLTRLPEILESFRRDHPDVELELTVELSGTLHRQLEAGRLDLVLAKRRTGDSHGEPVWRDTLDWIGAPRLRIDPERPVPLIVFPPPGITRARALEVLEEHGRAWRIACTSTSLSALVAAARAGLGVMVHSRGLIPPGLAPVPARAGLPEPGGVDFVLLHGERRGAAQEAADALAGAILAGGDRLHRGIGGRE; encoded by the coding sequence GTGGACACCTCCTACGACCCCGCCCAGCTCCGTACCTTCCTCGCGGTCGCCCAGACCCTGAGCTTCACCCAGGCCGCCCGCAGGCTGGGAATCCGCCAGTCCACGGTGAGCCAGCACGTGCGGCGGCTGGAGGAGGCGGCCGGGCGGCAGCTGTTCGCGCGGGACACCCACCGGGTCGACCTGACCGAGGACGGCGAGGCCATGCTCGGCTTCGCCCGGACGATCCTGGCGGCGCACGAGCGGGCCGCCGCCTTCTTCGCGGGCACCCGGCTGCGCGGCCGGCTCCGCTTCGGGGCCTGTGAGGACTTCGTGCTGACCCGGCTGCCGGAGATCCTGGAGTCGTTCCGCCGCGACCACCCGGACGTCGAACTGGAACTCACGGTGGAGCTCTCCGGGACCCTGCACCGGCAGCTGGAGGCGGGCAGGCTGGATCTGGTGCTGGCCAAGCGGAGGACCGGCGACAGCCACGGCGAGCCGGTGTGGCGGGACACGCTGGACTGGATCGGCGCGCCGCGGCTGCGGATCGATCCGGAACGCCCGGTGCCGCTCATCGTCTTCCCGCCGCCGGGCATCACCCGGGCCCGCGCCCTGGAGGTGCTGGAGGAGCACGGGCGGGCCTGGCGGATCGCGTGTACGAGTACGAGCCTGAGCGCCCTGGTGGCGGCGGCGCGGGCGGGGCTCGGTGTGATGGTGCACTCGCGGGGGCTGATCCCGCCGGGGCTGGCACCGGTTCCGGCGCGGGCGGGGCTGCCGGAGCCGGGCGGGGTCGACTTCGTCCTGCTGCACGGGGAGCGCCGGGGCGCGGCACAGGAGGCGGCGGACGCGCTGGCGGGGGCGATCCTGGCGGGCGGGGACCGGCTGCACCGGGGCATCGGCGGCCGGGAGTGA
- a CDS encoding bile acid:sodium symporter — MSRRRTLALPSWLPVDAYILALVGTVVLAALLPARGAAADVAGGASTGAVALLFFLYGARLSTAEALDGLKHWRLHLTVLACTFVAFPLLGLASKGLVPYVLTPELQAGFLFLCLVPSTIQSSIAFTSIARGNVPAAICAGSFSSLTGIFLTPLLAALLLGSAAGGFSADSLLRIVLQLLVPFLAGQFLRRWVGGFLTRHKKVLGLVDRGSILLVVYTAFSEGMAAGVWSRVTPARLGALLAAEAVLLALMLALTWYGARRLGFGREDRIAIQFAGSKKSLAAGLPMASVLFGAHASLAVLPLMLFHQMQLMVCAVIAKRRSRDPEPAQDDRPRRQDPVPTAS; from the coding sequence ATGAGCCGCCGCCGCACCCTCGCCCTGCCGTCCTGGCTGCCGGTCGACGCGTACATCCTGGCGCTGGTCGGCACGGTCGTTCTCGCCGCGCTGCTGCCCGCACGCGGTGCCGCCGCCGATGTGGCGGGCGGGGCCTCCACCGGGGCGGTCGCCCTCCTCTTCTTCCTCTACGGGGCCCGGCTCTCGACGGCCGAGGCGCTCGACGGGCTGAAGCACTGGCGGCTCCACCTCACCGTCCTGGCCTGCACGTTCGTCGCCTTCCCGCTGCTGGGGCTGGCCAGCAAGGGCCTGGTGCCGTACGTGCTGACGCCCGAGCTCCAGGCGGGCTTCCTCTTCCTGTGCCTCGTGCCCTCGACGATCCAGTCCTCGATCGCCTTCACCTCGATCGCCCGGGGGAACGTGCCCGCCGCGATCTGCGCCGGGTCCTTCTCCAGCCTCACCGGGATCTTCCTCACCCCGCTGCTCGCCGCGCTCCTGCTCGGCTCCGCGGCCGGCGGGTTCTCGGCGGACTCGCTGCTGAGGATCGTGCTCCAGCTGCTCGTCCCGTTCCTCGCCGGACAGTTCCTGCGCCGCTGGGTCGGCGGTTTCCTGACCCGGCACAAGAAGGTGCTCGGCCTGGTGGACCGCGGCTCGATCCTGCTGGTCGTCTACACCGCGTTCAGCGAGGGCATGGCCGCCGGTGTCTGGAGCCGGGTCACCCCGGCCAGGCTCGGCGCCCTGCTCGCGGCCGAGGCGGTCCTGCTGGCCCTGATGCTCGCGCTGACCTGGTACGGGGCGCGGCGGCTCGGCTTCGGCCGGGAGGACCGGATCGCCATCCAGTTCGCCGGGTCGAAGAAGAGCCTGGCGGCGGGGCTGCCGATGGCGAGCGTGCTGTTCGGCGCGCACGCGAGCCTCGCCGTGCTGCCGCTGATGCTCTTCCACCAGATGCAGCTGATGGTCTGCGCGGTCATCGCGAAGCGCCGCTCGCGGGACCCGGAACCGGCACAGGACGATCGGCCCCGGCGACAGGACCCCGTACCGACCGCCTCCTGA
- a CDS encoding sulfurtransferase FdhD — MGRVTERRRTLRIRDGAVSSRADTLVAEEPLEIRLNGKPLAITMRTPGDDFALAAGFLVSEGVIADGGEVQSIVYCAGASADGVNTYNVVDVKLAPGVRVPDITLERNVYTTSSCGLCGKASLDAVRTTTRHPVGDTPPVRITPGLLSALPDRLRAAQKVFDRTGGLHAAALFSEAGELLDVREDVGRHNAVDKLVGRALTDGRLPLSRAVLLVSGRASFELAQKAVMAGIPVLAAVSAPSSLAVDLAAESGLTLVGFLRGPSMNVYAGEHRIALEAGVRDG; from the coding sequence ATGGGACGGGTCACCGAGCGCCGCCGCACCCTCCGTATCCGGGACGGTGCCGTCTCCTCCCGCGCCGACACGCTCGTCGCGGAGGAGCCCCTGGAGATCCGGCTCAACGGGAAACCCCTGGCCATCACCATGCGCACGCCCGGTGACGACTTCGCGCTGGCCGCCGGGTTCCTGGTCAGCGAGGGCGTGATCGCCGACGGCGGGGAGGTGCAGTCCATCGTCTACTGCGCCGGGGCGAGTGCCGACGGCGTGAACACGTACAACGTGGTCGACGTGAAGCTCGCGCCCGGGGTCCGGGTGCCCGACATCACGCTGGAGCGGAACGTCTACACCACCTCCTCGTGCGGCCTGTGCGGCAAGGCCAGCCTGGACGCGGTACGCACCACCACCCGCCACCCGGTCGGTGACACTCCCCCGGTCCGGATCACTCCCGGGCTGCTCTCCGCGCTCCCGGACCGGCTGCGGGCCGCGCAGAAGGTGTTCGACCGGACCGGGGGGCTGCACGCGGCGGCCCTCTTCTCCGAGGCGGGCGAGCTCCTGGACGTACGGGAGGACGTGGGGCGGCACAACGCGGTGGACAAGCTGGTCGGCCGGGCGCTGACGGACGGGCGGCTGCCGTTGTCGCGGGCGGTGCTGCTGGTCTCGGGGCGGGCCTCGTTCGAGCTGGCGCAGAAGGCGGTGATGGCCGGGATTCCGGTGCTCGCGGCGGTCTCGGCGCCGTCCTCGCTGGCGGTGGACCTGGCGGCGGAGAGCGGGCTGACGCTGGTGGGGTTCCTGCGGGGTCCGTCCATGAACGTGTACGCCGGTGAGCACCGGATCGCGCTGGAGGCGGGGGTCCGGGACGGGTGA